A genomic segment from Pelobates fuscus isolate aPelFus1 chromosome 7, aPelFus1.pri, whole genome shotgun sequence encodes:
- the RBM15B gene encoding putative RNA-binding protein 15B: protein MKRQSERGEPSPGRAKRARERREEAGGGAHHKSSGRRERPNQAAASSSSTSSSSSRRPRDPPPRPLLLPAPADSSGLEYKTLLISNLGSALPDPLLEDWLFRHFQRFGDISVKLSHTPELGRVAYINFRRPADARQARHAKLRPLLYDRPLRVEPVFTQQPARRPEPTPLPLTTLPAYPRSTSPRHLLLPPALTSTAASGDGYYPLYEERARGATYGLGSTSTADDEQLAPEDDHRATRNLFIGNLDHTISEVDLRRAFDKYGPIEEVVIKRPARNQGAAYAFLKFQNLDMAHRAKLAMSGRLLGRNAMKIGYGKANPSTRLWVGGLGPNTSLAALAREFDRFGSIRTVDYVKGDSFAYVQYESLDAAQAACTQMRGFALGDRRLRVDFAKVTLEEAAAAASRYAPIQPTPYPLPLPYELLQSEAYSRHRAALEPDLRVRDRTPPHLLYSDRERPFVEAGWVNSERRSAGQGARSRSGDRGGGSGSSRTRDEKKRRRSLSGERGRSRAERSPDRPRREPSERDPGTPPSPQHNHRPPPQDKPRPPTPEPPQPRRNHHPRPPEPPADRQSPVIEKGRTLPPVWCGHLVLKNSCFPTYLHFLEGDRDVPSALLRDRSTNSGGSLAQLKIAQRLRLDQPKLEEVTRRVRQGTTGGYAVLVATQAPQNEGTVPGEPGLQRRLLRNLVSYLKQKQAAGVIGLPVGGSNKGRDSSGMLYAFPPCDFHQLYQQSAQRTVGKLEENMIIVLVKDSA, encoded by the coding sequence ATGAAGCGGCAGAGCGAGCGCGGGGAGCCCAGCCCCGGCCGCGCCAAACGGGCCCGAGAGCGGCGGGAAGAAGCCGGAGGCGGCGCCCACCACAAGAGCTCGGGCAGGCGGGAGAGGCCCAACCAGGCCGCGGCCTCGTCCTCCTCCACCTCCTCATCCTCCTCCCGGCGGCCCCGGGACCCCCCGCCCCGGCCTCTCCTGCTGCCCGCCCCGGCAGACAGCTCCGGCCTAGAGTACAAGACGCTGCTGATCAGCAACCTGGGCTCGGCGCTGCCGGACCCGCTGCTGGAGGACTGGCTCTTCAGACACTTCCAGCGCTTCGGGGACATCAGCGTCAAGCTGTCCCACACCCCGGAGCTCGGCCGCGTGGCCTACATCAACTTCCGCCGCCCGGCGGACGCCCGACAGGCCAGGCATGCCAAGCTGCGCCCCCTGCTGTACGACCGGCCCCTGCGGGTGGAACCGGTCTTCACCCAACAGCCTGCCCGCCGGCCGGAGCCCACCCCATTGCCACTGACCACCCTGCCGGCCTACCCCCGCTCTACCTCTCCCAGACACCTCCTGCTGCCCCCAGCCCTCACCTCCACCGCAGCCTCGGGCGATGGCTACTACCCGCTGTACGAGGAGAGGGCGCGGGGAGCCACGTATGGCTTGGGCAGCACCAGCACAGCGGACGATGAGCAACTGGCCCCGGAGGACGACCATCGAGCCACCCGCAACCTCTTCATCGGGAACCTTGACCACACCATTTCAGAAGTGGACCTCAGGAGGGCGTTTGACAAATACGGCCCCATCGAAGAAGTGGTGATCAAGCGGCCGGCGAGGAATCAAGGGGCAGCCTATGCCTTCCTTAAGTTTCAAAATTTAGACATGGCGCACAGAGCTAAGTTGGCGATGAGCGGACGTCTGCTGGGACGCAATGCCATGAAGATTGGTTATGGGAAAGCCAATCCTAGCACACGTCTCTGGGTGGGAGGGCTGGGGCCCAATACTTCACTGGCAGCATTGGCCAGAGAGTTTGACAGATTTGGAAGCATCAGGACAGTGGACTATGTGAAAGGGGACAGCTTTGCCTACGTACAGTACGAAAGTTTGGATGCTGCTCAGGCTGCTTGTACGCAAATGAGGGGGTTTGCACTTGGGGATCGCAGACTTCGTGTGGACTTTGCAAAAGTTACTTTGGAGGAGGCTGCGGCAGCTGCATCCCGTTATGCCCCTATTCAGCCTACTCCATACCCTTTGCCTCTTCCCTATGAGCTGCTGCAGTCTGAAGCATACAGCAGACATCGGGCAGCTCTTGAACCAGACCTTAGGGTGAGGGATAGAACCCCTCCACATCTTCTTTATTCTGACCGGGAGAGGCCCTTTGTGGAAGCTGGTTGGGTAAACTCAGAAAGACGGAGTGCTGGGCAGGGTGCACGTAGCAGGAGTGGAGATCGTGGGGGAGGAAGTGGCAGTTCAAGGACTAGGGACGAGAAAAAGCGGAGGCGCAGTTTATCTGGGGAAAGGGGTAGGAGCAGAGCTGAACGGAGCCCTGATAGGCCCAGAAGAGAGCCCTCAGAGAGGGATCCTGGTACCCCACCATCCCCACAACACAATCACCGTCCCCCACCACAAGACAAACCTAGGCCCCCTACCCCTGAGCCCCCACAGCCCCGAAGAAATCACCATCCTAGACCCCCAGAGCCTCCTGCAGATAGACAGTCCCCAGTGATAGAGAAGGGACGGACGCTGCCGCCTGTTTGGTGTGGACATCTTGTACTGAAGAACAGCTGTTTCCCCACTTATCTACACTTCTTGGAAGGTGACCGTGATGTACCAAGTGCCCTGCTTAGAGATCGTTCTACAAATAGTGGGGGCAGCCTGGCACAACTCAAGATTGCTCAAAGGCTCCGGCTAGATCAACCCAAGCTTGAGGAGGTTACTCGACGTGTGAGACAGGGCACTACTGGAGGTTATGCTGTACTGGTTGCTACACAGGCCCCACAGAACGAAGGGACTGTGCCTGGTGAACCTGGTTTACAGCGCCGTCTGCTCAGGAATCTTGTCTCCTACCTGAAGCAGAAGCAGGCAGCTGGTGTCATCGGTTTGCCTGTTGGAGGAAGCAACAAGGGCAGAGACTCCAGCGGCATGCTATACGCATTCCCACCATGTGACTTCCATCAGTTGTACCAGCAGAGTGCCCAGCGCACTGTGGGCAAGCTAGAAGAAAACATGATTATTGTGCTAGTAAAAGACAGCGCCTGA